In Astatotilapia calliptera unplaced genomic scaffold, fAstCal1.2 U_scaffold_1, whole genome shotgun sequence, one DNA window encodes the following:
- the LOC113017193 gene encoding butyrophilin subfamily 1 member A1-like isoform X1 produces the protein MFHSSDCDFALVHPLCASWASYSVSLWIFILCFVLVKGKSHLVCPSQVVAMLGDDVVLPCQLKLAVDANSETVNWIKPGLDPDVVHLHKDGRLVFENQNPSYHFRTRVFVDELIKGNVSLKIFKVKLSDEGTYRCFIPWIREEASIVLTVASASTPVMKVMSNVSSRMVLQCESAGWYPEPELLWLDGEGNLLSAGPAETLRGPDDLYTVSSRVTVEKRHSNNITCRVQQRNTNQSRETHIHVPGEDIRDATLIITVGAAFLVCIIVAFVTWKLKQKQSEEHQPEHRDTHTCSRPHERWK, from the exons ATGTTTCACTCTTCAGACTGTGATTTTGCTCTCGTCCATCCTCTGTGTGCATCGTGGGCTTCTTACTCTGTTTCTCTGTGGATTTTTATCCTCTGTTTCGTTTTAGTCAAAG GAAAATCTCATCTGGTGTGTCCATCTCAGGTTGTAGCCATGCTGGGTGATGATGTTGTTCTTCCATGTCAGCTTAAACTTGCTGTTGATGCTAATTCTGAGACTGTGAACTGGATCAAACCTGGTCTGGACCCAGATGTCGTCCATCTTCATAAAGATGGACGGCTGGTGTTTGAGAACCAAAATCCATCTTATCACTTTCGTACACGAGTCTTTGTGGATGAACTGATCAAAGGGAACGTCTCGCTTAAAATATTCAAAGTGAAACTCTCTGATGAAGGAACGTACAGATGCTTCATTCCCTGGATACGTGAAGAAGCTTCCATTGTTCTCACTGTTG CTTCAGCATCTACACCCGTCATGAAGGTGATGTCAAATGTCAGCAGCAGGATGGTGTTACAGTGTGAGTCTGCAGGCTGGTATCCAGAGCCTGAGCTGCTGTGGTTGGACGGTGAGGGAAACCTCCTCTCTGCTGGACCTGCAGAGACCCTCAGAGGTCCTGATGACCTCTATActgtcagcagcagagtgactgtggagaagagacacagcaacaacatcacCTGCAGAGTCCAACAGAGGAACACCAACcagagcagagagacacacatacatgttcCAG GTGAAGACATCAGAGATGCCACATTAATTATTACTGTTGGAGCAGCTTTCTTGGTGTGTATTATAGTGGCATTTGTTACATGGAAACTGAAGCAAAAGCAAAGTG AGGAACACCAACcagagcacagagacacacatacatgttcCAG
- the LOC113017194 gene encoding uncharacterized protein LOC113017194 isoform X2: MDFMPFLVVPLWTSILHLDFVKGSFVVDVTQSSYQAEENHNITLEWTFTTKPDTSLSSLKVFCILNNGHKYWTFYHLYDGVEFSEDQDKKFSGRVQSDKDALREGRLRLQLSRLRTEDSGLYLCEVDTGYGRGYNSCRLTVSDANFAETSTMETLLLSRSLQTPDPKDVICAGRSRVPVVVAVIPLLSVVALAGFAAYFSCHIFLKLKKHPEDETQKQPLQV, from the exons ATGGATTTCATGCCTTTCCTTGTGGTCCCACTGTGGACTTCAATTCTTCACTTGGATTTTGTTAAAG GATCATTTGTAGTGGATGTGACACAGAGCTCCTATCAGGCAGAGGAGAACCACAACATCACACTGGAGTGGACGTTCACCACCAAACCAGACACGTCCCTCTCATCACTGAAGGTCTTCTGTATCCTGAATAATGGCCATAAATACTGGACTTTTTATCATCTTTATGATGGTGTCGAGTTCTCAGAGGATCAGGACAAAAAGTTTTCAGGACGAGTCCAGAGTGACAAAGACGCCCTCAGAGAAGGACGACTCAGACTCCAGCTGTCCAGACTCAGGACTGAGGACTCGGGTCTGTACCTGTGTGAGGTGGACACAGGTTATGGCCGCGGCTACAACAGCTGCAGACTCACCGTCTCTG ATGCAAACTTTGCTGAAACCTCGACAATGGAAACGCTGCTGCTTTCCAGAAGCCTCCAAACTCCAGATCCTAAGGACGTGATATGTG CAGGTCGATCCAGGGTCCCCGTGGTCGTCGCTGTCATCCCCTTATTATCAGTTGTGGCTCTCGCTGGTTTTGCTGCATATTTCTCTTGCCACATTTTTCTGAAGCTAAAa AAGCATCCAGAGGATgagacacaaaaacaaccacTACAAGTCTAG
- the LOC113017194 gene encoding uncharacterized protein LOC113017194 isoform X1, producing the protein MDFMPFLVVPLWTSILHLDFVKGSFVVDVTQSSYQAEENHNITLEWTFTTKPDTSLSSLKVFCILNNGHKYWTFYHLYDGVEFSEDQDKKFSGRVQSDKDALREGRLRLQLSRLRTEDSGLYLCEVDTGYGRGYNSCRLTVSDANFAETSTMETLLLSRSLQTPDPKDVICAGRSRVPVVVAVIPLLSVVALAGFAAYFSCHIFLKLKVRNKQTQTCCCFLCCQTDSLLYIFQQKHPEDETQKQPLQV; encoded by the exons ATGGATTTCATGCCTTTCCTTGTGGTCCCACTGTGGACTTCAATTCTTCACTTGGATTTTGTTAAAG GATCATTTGTAGTGGATGTGACACAGAGCTCCTATCAGGCAGAGGAGAACCACAACATCACACTGGAGTGGACGTTCACCACCAAACCAGACACGTCCCTCTCATCACTGAAGGTCTTCTGTATCCTGAATAATGGCCATAAATACTGGACTTTTTATCATCTTTATGATGGTGTCGAGTTCTCAGAGGATCAGGACAAAAAGTTTTCAGGACGAGTCCAGAGTGACAAAGACGCCCTCAGAGAAGGACGACTCAGACTCCAGCTGTCCAGACTCAGGACTGAGGACTCGGGTCTGTACCTGTGTGAGGTGGACACAGGTTATGGCCGCGGCTACAACAGCTGCAGACTCACCGTCTCTG ATGCAAACTTTGCTGAAACCTCGACAATGGAAACGCTGCTGCTTTCCAGAAGCCTCCAAACTCCAGATCCTAAGGACGTGATATGTG CAGGTCGATCCAGGGTCCCCGTGGTCGTCGCTGTCATCCCCTTATTATCAGTTGTGGCTCTCGCTGGTTTTGCTGCATATTTCTCTTGCCACATTTTTCTGAAGCTAAAagtaagaaacaaacaaacacaaacatgttgttGCTTCTTGTGTTGTCAGACTGACTCATTACTCTACATTTTTCAACAGAAGCATCCAGAGGATgagacacaaaaacaaccacTACAAGTCTAG